In Deltaproteobacteria bacterium, the following proteins share a genomic window:
- a CDS encoding tetratricopeptide repeat protein yields MARRKEKKPTPRPSRQPNRTNPVSPIDAPSRNDEPLATTSNRDSSIALAVAAFTIAVFLPALRNDFVNWDDYDLLVNNPYYRGLGWQQLAWMFSTFHQGHYQPLSWITLAVDYYLWGLNPVGYHLTNILLHGANAALFFLIAQKLLSVARSTPATDFGLRAAAGLAALFFAVHPLRVESVAWATERRDVLSGLFFLATVYCYLRAVIDTDDGARQSRGWLGASVLCFACSLLAKASGVTLPLVLLLLDVCPLGRITWLAGRALRTAPRHVWLEKVPFALLALLAGIVAPLAQSDAAAVASLHAHGLAARAAQASYGLVFYLWKTVWPFDLAPLYEVPPRIDPVAWPFLPSAAVVIALSVGLWIFRRRWPAALACWLSYVVIVAPVLGFVQSGRQLVADRYSYLPCLGWALLVGAGWFFLWQRRTVSWLGSRKPAVPVALAAAMVVGLALVTIQQIAIWRDSDTLWNQVISVADRSTFKSATAHHMVARLAADRGDLDNALAHLKTSIAIEPNDYAIYTDLGVVLSRRGEPAEAIRALEQALSMKPTLAVSHYNLASALAVQGRLDEAIARLETALKLQPDYPQGYNALGKIYAAKGDLVKAIALFRRALYIRPDFAEAQHNLARALDEAKQK; encoded by the coding sequence GTGGCGCGCCGCAAAGAGAAAAAACCAACGCCGCGGCCGAGTCGTCAGCCCAACCGCACCAACCCGGTATCCCCAATCGATGCCCCAAGCCGCAACGACGAGCCGCTAGCGACAACCTCCAACCGCGATAGCTCCATCGCGCTGGCGGTGGCGGCATTCACGATCGCGGTTTTTCTGCCCGCGCTGCGCAACGATTTCGTCAACTGGGACGACTACGATCTGCTCGTCAACAATCCCTATTACCGCGGCTTGGGCTGGCAGCAGCTCGCCTGGATGTTTTCGACATTTCACCAGGGCCATTACCAGCCGCTCAGCTGGATCACCCTAGCCGTGGACTATTACCTCTGGGGGCTCAACCCAGTGGGCTATCACCTGACCAACATCCTGCTGCACGGCGCCAACGCGGCGCTGTTTTTTCTGATTGCGCAGAAGCTGCTCTCGGTCGCTCGCTCCACTCCTGCGACCGACTTCGGCTTGCGCGCGGCTGCCGGCTTAGCCGCGCTGTTTTTCGCCGTCCATCCGCTGCGCGTCGAGTCGGTGGCCTGGGCGACCGAGCGGCGCGATGTTCTGTCCGGGCTTTTTTTTCTTGCGACGGTTTATTGTTATCTGCGCGCTGTCATCGACACGGACGATGGCGCGCGCCAAAGCCGCGGCTGGTTGGGCGCTTCCGTGCTCTGTTTCGCGTGCTCGCTGCTGGCCAAGGCCAGCGGCGTTACACTGCCCTTGGTTCTATTGTTGCTCGATGTGTGCCCTCTCGGCCGTATAACCTGGCTGGCCGGACGGGCGCTGCGAACGGCACCGCGCCATGTTTGGCTGGAGAAGGTTCCCTTTGCACTGCTCGCTCTATTGGCTGGCATCGTTGCTCCGCTCGCCCAGTCAGACGCTGCCGCAGTGGCATCGCTGCACGCCCATGGTTTGGCCGCGCGTGCCGCTCAGGCGTCCTACGGCTTGGTGTTCTACCTCTGGAAGACCGTATGGCCCTTCGATCTAGCGCCACTCTACGAGGTGCCCCCGCGAATCGATCCGGTTGCCTGGCCTTTCTTGCCAAGCGCCGCAGTGGTTATTGCGCTCTCGGTTGGCTTGTGGATTTTTCGCCGCCGCTGGCCTGCGGCCTTAGCCTGCTGGCTTTCTTACGTGGTGATCGTGGCGCCGGTTCTCGGTTTCGTGCAAAGCGGTCGCCAGCTTGTCGCCGACCGCTATAGCTACCTACCCTGCTTGGGCTGGGCGCTGCTCGTCGGAGCCGGTTGGTTTTTTCTTTGGCAACGGCGCACCGTTTCGTGGCTGGGGAGCCGCAAGCCTGCTGTTCCTGTCGCGCTTGCTGCCGCCATGGTCGTGGGATTGGCCCTCGTGACAATCCAGCAGATTGCCATCTGGCGCGATTCCGACACGCTGTGGAATCAGGTGATATCGGTCGCTGACCGCTCGACGTTCAAATCGGCGACGGCGCACCATATGGTTGCCCGCTTGGCCGCCGATCGCGGTGATCTCGATAACGCGCTGGCTCATCTCAAAACATCGATCGCAATCGAGCCCAACGATTATGCTATCTACACCGACCTTGGCGTGGTCCTCAGCCGGCGCGGTGAGCCCGCCGAGGCGATTCGCGCGCTTGAGCAAGCTCTATCGATGAAGCCAACTCTTGCGGTCTCTCACTATAATCTGGCCAGCGCCCTTGCCGTGCAAGGCCGCCTTGACGAGGCCATAGCTCGTTTGGAAACCGCGTTGAAATTGCAGCCTGACTATCCACAGGGCTACAACGCACTGGGCAAGATCTATGCAGCCAAAGGGGATTTGGTGAAAGCTATCGCACTTTTTCGCCGCGCCCTCTATATTAGACCGGATTTTGCTGAAGCGCAGCACAACCTGGCTCGTGCTCTCGACGAAGCCAAGCAAAAGTAA